Proteins encoded together in one Vigna angularis cultivar LongXiaoDou No.4 chromosome 5, ASM1680809v1, whole genome shotgun sequence window:
- the LOC108322023 gene encoding P-loop NTPase domain-containing protein LPA1 homolog 1 — MGEVGKILYIVVVDDAQKKESFRYTRPVLQSTLQLMGCKARHAFKISQRVFELTRKANSTDILQPEIEALSAFDAFKGNPLKKEGHDADAGLDIADLRNQLLSGKDYKFKSVPFELYKRRTSAFIRRENFLDIVCDSLSEYKYVGPNQRADLVLACRIRERKESVTVLLCGTSGCGKSTLSALLGGRLGITTVVSTDSIRHMMRSFANEKENPLLWASTYHAGECLDPVAVAAAKARRKAKKLAGVSHSLPKDEATEGNNSSKSDNRMSETNPAPTELLSPKQMAIEGFKAQSEMVIDSLDRLITAWEERKESVVVEGVHLSLNFVMGLMKKHPSIIPFMIHITNEDKHLERFAVRAKYMTLDPAKNKYVKYIRNIRTIQDYLCKRAEKHFVPKINNTNVDKSVAAIHATVFSCLRKRETGEQLYDPVRNTVSVVYEEYRNQCSANALTAKGMLQLIQRQGSSRNLMALVNTDGSVARAWPVNLVDSNGKPVWCHGPENGICHPMYGPLRIGKAEPVNLQFGLYGISAWPSDGGTSRAGSVDESRADGTDTGSRYVSSCCSSPRMSDVASKELKEDFSVHGSDEEIDDQPEVGSDEDFSDEPDKHAHEEVGSVDEESTKSDEEYDDLAMQDVVENGYWSDDDDEFRSKVGLVGGELGSKMHGGNRYRRNLDLFYRSRSEPVAVPEPQCSYSSLLVEKNERKAKLRTRSLSIPALGKHRPAMNDPILSGAPQR; from the exons ATGGGTGAGGTGGGGAAGATACTGTACATAGTGGTGGTGGATGACGCGCAAAAGAAAGAGTCCTTTCGCTACACGCGCCCCGTTCTTCAGAGCACGCTCCAGCTTATGGGGTGCAAGGCCCGTCACGCCTTCAAG ATCAGCCAAAGAGTTTTTGAACTCACAAGGAAAGCAAATTCTACTGATATTTTGCAGCCAGAAATAGAGGCTTTATCAGCTTTTGATGCTTTCAAGGGTAATCCTTTGAAGAAAGAGGGTCATGATGCTGATGCTGGCCTGGATATAGCTGACTTACGCAACCAATTGCTTTCTGGGaaagattataaatttaaaagtgtACCTTTTGAGTTGTACAAAAGGCGCACATCTGCATTCATCCGACGAGAAAATTTTCTAGATATTGTCTGTGATTCCCTGTCAGAGTACAAGTATGTGGGTCCTAACCAGAGAGCAGACTTGGTCTTAGCCTGCAG gATCCGTGAGCGCAAAGAGTCTGTGACAGTGCTATTGTGTGGTACAAGTGGCTGTGGCAAATCCACGTTGTCTGCATTGCTG GGTGGTAGGTTGGGAATCACGACAGTGGTATCAACTGATTCCATTAGGCACATGATGAGAAGTTTTGCTAATGAGAAAGAAAACCCCTTGCTGTGGGCTTCTACATACCATGCTGGGGAGTGTTTGGACCCTGTCGCTGTTGCAGCAGCAAAGGCCAGAAGGAAAGCAAAAAAGCTGGCTGGTGTGTCACATTCACTTCCGAAGGATGAAGCAACTGAGGGTAACAATTCTAGCAAATCTGATAATAGGATGTCAGAGACTAACCCTGCTCCTACTGAACTGCTAAGTCCCAAACAAATGGCTATTGAAGGATTCAAGGCACAGAGTGAGATGGTGATTGATAGTCTTGATAGGCTCATCACGGCATGGGAAGAACGAAAAGAGTCTGTAGTTGTCGAGGGTGTTCACTTGAGCCTCAACTTTGTT ATGGGACTTATGAAAAAACATCCTTCAATCATACCGTTCATGATACACATTACAAACGAGGACAAACACTTGGAGAGATTTGCTGTACGTGCGAAGTATATGACACTGGATCCAGCTAAAAACAAGTATGTGAAGTATATTAGAAACATCAGAACAATCCAGGATTATCTCTGCAAGCGTGCTGAAAAGCATTTCGTTCccaaaataaataacacaaaTGTTGACAAGAGCGTGGCAGCCATCCATGCGACTGTATTCAGTTGTCTTAGAAAGCGTGAGACGGGAGAACAGCTATATGATCCTGTTAGAAATACTGTGTCAGTTGTTTATGAGGAATATAGAAATCAATGTTCCGCAAATGCTTTGACCGCCAAAGGAATGCTTCAGTTGATCCAAAGACAAGGCTCTTCAAGGAATCTAATGGCTCTTGTTAATACTGATGGGTCTGTAGCAAGGGCTTGGCCTGTTAATTTAGTTGACAGTAATGGGAAGCCTGTATGGTGCCATGGACCAGAGAATGGAATTTGTCATCCAATGTATGGTCCGTTAAGAATTGGGAAGGCAGAACCGGTAAATCTTCAGTTTGGTCTTTATGGAATCAGTGCTTGGCCCAGTGATGGTGGCACTAGTCGTGCTGGAAGTGTAGATGAGTCTAGAGCCGATGGAACTGATACCGGTAGTAGATATGTATCCTCTTGCTGTAGCTCACCAAGGATGTCAGATGTCGCTTCAAAAGAG CTCAAAGAGGACTTCTCAGTGCATGGTAGTGATGAGGAGATTGACGATCAACCTGAGGTTGGAAGTGATGAAGATTTCAGTGATGAGCCCGACAAACATGCCCACGAAGAG GTAGGATCAGTTGACGAGGAATCAACAAAATCTGATGAGGAGTATGATGATCTTGCAATGCAAGACGTGGTGGAGAATGGGTATTGGTCGGACGATGATGATGAGTTTAGGAGTAAGGTTGGTCTTGTTGGCGGGGAGTTAGGAAGCAAAATGCATGGGGGAAACAGGTATCGTCGAAACCTGGATCTTTTCTATAGAAGTAGAAGTGAGCCAGTGGCAGTTCCTGAGCCGCAATGCTCTTATTCTTCTCTGCTCGTTGAAAAGAACGAGAGGAAAGCCAAATTAAGAACACGTTCCCTTAGTATTCCTGCATTAGGAAAACACAGACCAGCAATGAATGATCCTATCCTTTCTGGTGCTCCTCAGAGGTAG
- the LOC128196732 gene encoding uncharacterized protein LOC128196732, which yields MASRSPPPSDVDPSDSNQMLNAVLQALQQQNVTLVQQNSIALQNLEAARVSAENARASADTTQRQFLDVMTSGRIPTGPSSSAAPTQEWSLENFLQHHPAKFDGKCSPDKADQWLRDMERVYNAKRCPDENRLSYTEYLLTGGASHWWSSAQMILEGTGTPITWDLFKKKFYKEYFPDTLRYAKEVEFLELVQGNMSVSEYTDRFKHLLRFNTMKVDEEWQCRKFENGLRGDIKLLVRGHRLREFPALVEMARDMEKTKNESERQQSRPTRNGGPSATRNEVSIKKTPYARPSFSHESRGSSYHPSVQAGPASPSGIVRCYTCGGPHYRNNCPMGRGAKKCFKCGKEGHFAVECTSTVVPSSQAQRTGLPPPRGGSRPPTVGRVYALVGSEAVSSDRRREARPLEGVSYFLLLSPV from the exons ATGGCATCTAGATCTCCTCCTCCCTCCGATGTCGATCCGTCTGACTCTAATCAGATGTTGAATGCTGTGCTTCAGGCGTTGCAACAACAAAATGTTACACTAGTTCAGCAGAATTCCATAGCCTTGCAGAATCTGGAAGCTGCAAGAGTGTCTGCTGAGAACGCCAGAGCGTCGGCCGATACCACCCAGAGACAGTTCTTGGATGTGATGACTAGTGGCAGGATTCCCACCGGTCCTTCTTCTTCGGCTGCTCCAACTCAAGAATGGAGTTTGGAAaatttcttgcagcatcatcccGCCAAGTTTGATGGCAAGTGCTCACCAGATAAAGCCGATCAGTGGCTTCGTGATATGGAGAGAGTCTACAACGCCAAGAGGTGTCCTGATGAAAACAGGTTGTCCTATACTGAGTATCTATTGACTGGAGGGGCAAGCCACTGGTGGAGTAGTGCACAGATGATCTTAGAGGGAACTGGAACCCCTATCACATGGGACTTATTTAAGAAGAAGTTCTATAAGGAATATTTCCCTGACACACTTAGATATGCTAAGGAAGTGGAGTTTTTGGAGCTAGTGCAGGGAAATATGTCGGTATCTGAGTATACTGACCGCTTTAAACATCTTCTTAGATTTAACACCATGAAAGTGGATGAAGAGTGGCAATGCCGCAAGTTCGAAAACGGGTTGCGCGGTGACATCAAGCTCTTGGTGAGAGGTCACCGTCTGAGAGAGTTTCCAGCTCTTGTGGAAATGGCTAGGGATATGGAGAAGACAAAGAATGAATCTGAGAGACAGCAGAGTCGACCTACTAGGAATGGGGGACCATCTGCAACTCGTAATGAAGTCAGCATTAAGAAGACCCCTTATGCTAGACCATCATTTTCTCATGAGTCTAGGGGTTCATCCTATCACCCATCAGTGCAGGCAGGACCAGCCAGCCCATCCGGCATCGTGAGATGTTATACCTGTGGAGGACCTCATTATCGGAACAACTGCCCTATGGGAAGGGGAGCAAAGAAGTGTTTCAAGTGCGGCAAAGAGGGGCATTTTGCTGTAGAATGTACTTCTACAGTAGTACCAAGTTCTCAGGCACAGAGGACTGGTTTGCCTCCACCCAGAGGAGGTAGCAGACCTCCGACAGTAGGCAGAGTCTACGCCTTGGTGGGATCAGAGGCAGTCAGCTCAG ATCGGCGTCGTGAAGCAAGACCTCTGGAAGGTGTTAGTTACTTCTTACTGTTATCACCGGTGTAA